One Danio rerio strain Tuebingen ecotype United States chromosome 9, GRCz12tu, whole genome shotgun sequence genomic region harbors:
- the crygm2d5 gene encoding crystallin, gamma M2d5 (The RefSeq protein aligns at 98% coverage compared to this genomic sequence), with amino-acid sequence MKVTFFEDRNFQGRSYECMGDCGDMHSYMSRCHSCRVDSGCWMMYDQPNYMGSGYFFRRGEYADYMSMFGMSNCIRSCRMIPMYRGSYRMRIYERENFGGQMYEMMDDCDNIMDRYRMSHCQSCHVMDGHWLFYDQPHYRGRMWHFGPGQYRNFSNYGGMRFMSMRRIMDSWY; translated from the exons GTCACCTTCTTTGAGGACAGGAATTTTCAGGGTCGCTCTTATGAGTGTATGGGCGACTGTGGTGACATGCACTCTTACATGAGCCGCTGTCACTCTTGCAGAGTGGACAGTGGCTGCTGGATGATGTATGATCAGCCCAACTACATGGGCAGTGGATATTTCTTCAGGAGGGGAGAGTATGCTGATTACATGTCTATGTTTGGAATGAGCAACTGCATCAGGTCCTGCCGTATGATCCCCATG TACAGGGGATCCTACAGAATGAGGATCTACGAGAGGGAGAACTTCGGAGGTCAGATGTACGAGATGATGGATGACTGTGACAACATCATGGACCGTTACCGCATGTCTCACTGCCAGTCCTGTCATGTGATGGACGGCCACTGGCTCTTTTATGACCAGCCCCACTACAGAGGCAGGATGTGGCACTTTGGGCCTGGACAGTACAGGAACTTCAGCAATTATGGTGGCATGAGGTTCATGAGCATGAGGCGTATCATGGACTCTTGGTACTAG
- the crygm2d12 gene encoding crystallin, gamma M2d12, with protein MKVTFYEDRNFQGRSYDCMGDCGDFSSYMSRCHSCRVESGCWMMYDQPNYMGNQYFFRRGEYADYMSMFGMNNCIRSCRMIPMHRGSYRMRIYERENFGGQMYEMMDDCDSIMDRYRMSHCMSCNVMDGHWLFYDQPHYRGRMWYFRPGEYRSFSNFGGMRFMSMRRIMDSWY; from the exons ATGAAG GTCACATTTTACGAGGACAGGAACTTCCAGGGTCGCTCTTATGATTGTATGGGCGACTGTGGTGACTTCTCCTCCTACATGAGCCGCTGTCACTCTTGCAGAGTGGAGAGCGGCTGCTGGATGATGTACGATCAGCCCAACTACATGGGAAATCAGTATTTCTTCAGAAGGGGAGAGTATGCTGATTACATGTCTATGTTTGGAATGAACAACTGCATCAGGTCCTGCCGTATGATCCCTATG CACAGGGGATCCTACAGAATGAGGATCTACGAGAGGGAGAACTTCGGAGGTCAGATGTACGAGATGATGGATGACTGTGACAGCATCATGGACCGTTACCGCATGTCTCACTGTATGTCCTGCAATGTGATGGACGGCCACTGGCTCTTTTATGACCAGCCCCACTATAGAGGCAGAATGTGGTACTTCAGGCCTGGAGAGTACAGAAGCTTCAGCAATTTTGGTGGCATGAGGTTCATGAGCATGAGGCGTATCATGGACTCTTGGTACtaa
- the crygm2d9 gene encoding crystallin, gamma M2d9: MKVTFFEDRNFQGRSYECMGDCGDMHSYMSRCHSCRVDSGCWMMYDQPNYMGSGYFFRKGEYADYMSMFGMSNCIRSCRMIPMYRGSYRMRIYERENFGGQMYEMMDDCDNIMDRYRMSHCQSCHVMDGHWLFYDQPHYRGRMWHFGPGQYRNFSNYGGMRFMSMRRIMDSWY; the protein is encoded by the exons ATGAAG GTCACCTTCTTTGAGGACAGGAATTTTCAGGGTCGCTCTTATGAGTGTATGGGCGACTGTGGTGACATGCACTCTTACATGAGCCGCTGTCACTCTTGCAGAGTGGACAGTGGCTGCTGGATGATGTACGATCAGCCCAACTACATGGGCAGTGGATATTTCTTCAGGAAGGGAGAGTATGCTGATTACATGTCTATGTTTGGAATGAGCAACTGCATCAGGTCCTGCCGTATGATCCCCATG TACAGGGGATCCTACAGAATGAGGATCTACGAGAGGGAGAACTTCGGAGGTCAGATGTACGAGATGATGGATGACTGTGACAACATCATGGACCGTTACCGCATGTCTCACTGCCAGTCCTGTCATGTGATGGACGGCCACTGGCTCTTTTATGACCAGCCCCACTACAGAGGCAGGATGTGGCACTTCGGTCCTGGACAGTACAGGAACTTCAGCAATTATGGTGGCATGAGGTTCATGAGCATGAGGCGTATCATGGATTCTTGGTACTAG
- the crygm2d20 gene encoding crystallin, gamma M2d20: MKVTFYEDRNFQGRSYECMGDCGDMHSYMSRCHSCRVESGCWMMYDQPNYMGSGYFFRRGEYADYMSMFGMSNCIRSCRMIPMYRGSYRMRIYERENFGGQMYEMMDDCDNIMDRYRMSHCQSCHVMDGHWLFYDQPHYRGRMWHFGPGQYRNFSNYGGMRFMSMRRIMDSWY; the protein is encoded by the exons ATGAAG GTCACCTTTTACGAGGACAGGAACTTCCAGGGTCGCTCTTATGAGTGTATGGGCGACTGTGGTGACATGCACTCCTACATGAGCCGTTGTCACTCTTGCAGAGTGGAGAGCGGCTGCTGGATGATGTATGATCAGCCCAACTACATGGGCAGTGGATATTTCTTCAGGAGGGGAGAGTATGCTGATTACATGTCTATGTTTGGAATGAGCAACTGCATCAGGTCCTGCCGTATGATCCCCATG TACAGGGGATCCTACAGAATGAGGATCTACGAGAGGGAGAACTTCGGAGGTCAGATGTACGAGATGATGGATGACTGTGACAACATCATGGACCGTTACCGCATGTCTCACTGCCAGTCTTGTCATGTGATGGACGGCCACTGGCTCTTTTATGACCAGCCCCACTACAGAGGCAGGATGTGGCACTTTGGTCCTGGACAGTACAGGAACTTCAGCAATTATGGTGGCATGAGATTCATGAGCATGAGGCGTATCATGGATTCTTGGTACTAG